The segment gatttctgaaatcgaggtccctgttctagagtcagtttataagtccccatgcaagctatggggctacatgcactacatacgccttcctctagatgtcagtaagcggtgagaatttgaatggactggattgcgcaatctgggacactataaaggctcatggaacggaagtaccgttcttttcaacggggcgcttggcgcaagagggacatcacaatggcgtcttGAAAAGCTTTTGTTTTAGCAGTTctgtatctccggctctgatttaatttgatttttgtcttaaaaacttcataaggtagttaatttaaaccgacttatagcagtttatatcagtttattgtgaTTTTCTGGGGTTTCTTTGTCACACGctatcacgagttggacacctctcaggTGGAGGGCTAgcattagctgctatttctacaggagaagaggacatctttcaaccaaaagacgattgttctggagaaaggacaccttgcccaagattctgatggaagctcagcaaatagtaagcaatctttatgttgttaattcgtatttatgttgacaaatgtcaaataataattccgccatgaatttcggtgcggtctcgcacgctgtatgttgaagtaacgttaatttaaaaaatgtaacacagcgattgcattaagaactaatttgtctttcatttgctgtccaacctgtattttttagtcaagttttggattagttactgattagaataggtgcctctctaaagatttctcccgacattttctgggcagctttgctacttttctcattgtataaccacgacttgtgccgctaaatatgcacattttcgaacaaactctatatgcattgtgtaatatgatgttataggactgtcatctgaagaattctgagaaggttagtgaaaaaattaatatattttggtggtttatacgttatcgctatttttggcttgaatcaatgctgtgatttcgctgtaaaacacttagaaaatctgaaatattggcaggattcacaagatctgtgtctttcatttgctgtacgctgtgtatttttaagaaatgttttatgatgagtaattaggtaatacacgatggtctctgtagttattctggttgctttggtgagagttgtgatggtggctgcaatggtaaactatgatttatacctgaaatatgcacatttttctaataaaacatatgctatacaataaatatgttatcagactgtcatctgatgaagttgtttcttggttagtggcaatttctatctttatttggtcgaatttgtgatagctactgatgcagtaagaaaatggtggagtaaaaaaagtggtgtcttttgctaatgtggttagctaatagatttacatattgtgtcttccctgtaaaacattttaaaaatcagaaatgatggctggattcacaagatgtgtatctttcatctggtgtcttggacttgtgatttaatgatatttagatgctactatttacttgtgacgctatgccaggctatgctagtcagcttttttactgatgggggtgctcccggacccgggattgggaggaagtagaagttaaatttcattatgtattcagcacccgctgcgcattggtccgctCAATCACCTATAGACGATTGTTACAAAGTCTCTGAGatacaggtcattctactgcTCCTGTCCACTGGTATTGACCTGCAGCAGTGTTCTTAcatcctggtcctggagagctaaaGGTGTCGGGTTTTCTACCATTCTAACACTGACACacctattataaagtagactgtgtctgtaaaatgtgtataagatgtataaattgaaggtaaaaacagaaatgtttatcagtttactccaattgggggatcggtggtagggtttgcagggaataataataaaggtatactctttaaaaaagtatgtatgtctatataggtatgtgtatgtatatatgtgtatatgtatgcatacgtgtatggatatgtATATTTACCCCgaaaaatatgggggatttgaaatgatgcagacaattacattggaagcaacattctttccgcaatattaagctgatccacacctaaaaaaaacaacaaaaaaaaaaaacactgacaCACCTGGTTCAATGAATGTACCAATGACTAATGATTAGTAGAATCAGGAGTGTTAGTGCTCGGCAGGAAATAAATCAGACACACACTGTAGCTGCCAAGTAACATTACAGTTGGGAGTTGAGAGATACTTGCTTTAGCACCTGGGCGCTGCACACTTCTGATACAATATCACCATCTGTCTATGAGTAGATCTTTTACAATGCATGATTTTATAGAATTACAATGAGTAGCCAAAAAGTGAGAGAATAAAAAGAAAGTAGTACTTGACATAACTACTAAGATAGGATAACACTGAATATTCATGAGGGAGGTGTTCTCCCATTTGATCCTAGAGGCTGAGAGAGGTGTACTCCCATTTGAtcctagaggctgagggaggtgttccctcatttgatcctagaggctgagggaggtgttctctcatttgatcctagaggctgagggaggtgttctctcatttgatcctagaggctgagggaggtgttctctcatttgatcatagaggctgagggaggtgttctcccATTTGATCCTAGAGGCTGAGGGATATGTTCTGCCATTTTATCCTAGAGGCTGAGAGAGGTGTTCTCCCATTTGATCCTAGAGGCTGAAAGAGGTGTTCTCCCATTTGAtcctagaggctgagggaggtgtaCTCCCATTTGATCCTAGAGGCTGAGGGATGTGTACTCCCATTTGATCCTAGAGGCTGAGGGATGTGTACTCCCATTTGAtcctagaggctgagggaggtgttctcccATTTGGTCCTAGAGGCTGAAAGAGTTGGGCTCTCATTTGATCCTAGAGGCTGAGGGATGTGTTCTCCCATTTGAtcctagaggctgagggaggtgttctcccATTTGATCCTAGAGGCTGAGGGATGTGTTCTCCCATTTGATCCTAGAAGCTGAGGGAGGTGTTCTACCATTTTAtcctagaggctgagggaggtgttctctcatttgatcCTAGAGACTGAAAGAGTTGGGCTCTCATTTGATCCTAGAGGCTGAGAGAGGTGTTCTCCCATTTGATCCTAGAGGCTGAGGGAAGTGCTCTCTCATTTGAATCtagaggctgagagagaatgtctctcccatttgatcctagaggctgagggaggtgttctcccATTTGATCCTAGAGGCTGAAAGAGTTGGGCTCTCATTTGATCATAGAGGCTGAGAGAGGTGTTCTCCCATTTGAtcctagaggctgagggaggtgttctcccatttgatcctagaggctgagggaggtgttctctcatttgatcCTAGAGGCTGAGGGATATGTTCTACCATTTTATCCTAGAGGCTGAGGGAAGTGCTCTCTCATTTGAATCtagaggctgagagagaatgtCTCTCTCATTTGATCATAGAGGCTGAGGGATGTGTTCTCCCATTTGATCATAGGCTGAGAGAGTGGTCTCCCATTTGATCATAGAGGCCGAGAGAAGTGTTTTGGGTCAAATAATGCAATCCAGATAGTGAGCCAGAAGGCAGCACTATTAAGGTCCATAGAATCACCATGTCTTGATCAGAATATTTTGTTCAGGAGTTGAGTTACAGTATATGAGCTGTATATGAGCTATTTTCTGCTTACCCAGAAAATACTGTATATTGTAGGCTGTAGATCAAGTAGTAGAACAAGGGTGCACACTTCTAAAAAGGCATTGAAATTAGTTATTCAATtcgataaataaaaaaatagcaaAACTGCTTTCCAGAAACATTTGTTTTACCTGTGCACCCATATTGTATACATCTGACCCttatttggacactgtgttaacaaacctccaaacgagcttcaatgccatacaacactccttccgtggcctccaactgctcttaaacgctagcaaaaccaaattcatgcttttcaaccgttcgctgcccacaCCAGccagcccgactagcatcactactctggacggttctgacttagaatatgtggacaactacaaatacctaggtgtctggttagactgtaaactctccttccagactcacattaagcatctccattccaaaatgaaatctagaatcagcttcctatttcgcaaacaaagcctccttcactaaCGCAGCCAAAAGTAcactagtaaaactgactatcctaccaatcctcgacttcggcgatgtcatttacaaaatagcctccaacactctactcagcaaattggatgtagtctatcacagtgccatacgttttgttaccaaagtgcCTTATACCTCCCACCACTGCGaactgtatgctctagtcggctggccctcgctacatattcgtcgccagacccactggctccaggtcatctatacgtctatgctaggtaaagctccgccttatctcagctcactggtcacgataacaacacccacccgtagcacgcgctccagcaggtatacctcactggtcacccccaaagccaattcctctttggctgcctttccttccagttctctgccgccaatgactggaacgaattgcaaaaatcgctgaagcagGAGACTTaaatttccctcactaactttaaacatcagctatctgagcagctaactggTTGccgcagctgtacatagtccatctgtaaatagcccacccaatctacctacctcatccccatattgtttttatttactttgctgctcttttgcacaccagtatcactccTTACAcgtcatcatctgctcatctatcactccagtggtaATCTGCTAAagtgtaattactttgctactatggcctatttattgccttacctcctcatgccatttgcacacactgtatatagactttctttttttctattgtgttattgactgtatgtttgtttattccatgtgtaactctgtgctgttgtttctgtcacactgctttgctttatcttggccaggtcgcagttgtaaatgagaacttgttctcaactggcttacctggttaaataaaggtgaaataaaacatttaaaaaatattctACTATTCAACCTACCTGATCAGAACATTGAAAGTAGTAGTCGAAtatgtacagatctaggatcagtttaccttcccctaattctaaccttaagaGGAGACAACACACTGATCAGTGTCGAGGGGCTTCATGGAAGGGTGAAACCAGTCTATATTTGTTGTGCCAGCTGTGGGCTCTAGTCTACTGTGAGAAACATTGTATGAGCATAAGGTGAATGGATTCACCAGACCATAAAGCATTAGATCATAATCAGGCTTCTACCTTTAATCTCAACATTATACCTGTTCTCTAATCTAACACTGTGACACTAACACAGGGAGCCACACGGAGTCCTCAGGACATGGGCTggatgggaggatgagagggggagTAAAGAGGGGAAGAAAATATGTAAACCAAGCCTACACCTGAGGTGGGTTCTCACCAAAGAATGAGTGGAACAGGGTAACAGACATTCCCACTGAAAGGGTGATGGGTGGACGGATGGATACTGCGAGATCCTGGCAATTAAGATTTGGGACgtttttctacttacccagagtctgATGAACTTGTGCAtatcatttgtatgtctctgtgtgcagtatgaaggaagttaaaggTAGTTTCTTATGCCAATTCTAACTAGTGCAGAGACCGCAAATAGAAACACacctgactctgggtaagtagaaaacAACATAATTGCCAGAGCTCTGCAGTATCCCTTTAATGGGTGTACCAGTTGTAATGTCTGAGAATTGGTGCTCATCACATCATCTTGAGGAATTCTGAACCTATAGTTCCAACTCCATCACAAAAATAAAACACACAACACCAACTACTGTAGCAATcaagtcattaaaaaaaaaacggCAGATAAGTTGAGAAGACAACATCTTTAAAGCACCATACAAGTTACAGTAAGAGTATCATTTTCTCTCTTTCATCATAGAAaagcagtatgtgtgtgtctcgatACTGGCCACACCTGTCAACAGGTTCTTTTTGGCCCCTCATTCAGGCTTGCCCTTGTTGCCCTTGTTTCTGGCTCTGTAGTAGCCCCTGGCCAGAGTAGCCAAGAACATGGAGAACTCTCTGAAGTTGATCTCCCCATCGTGGTTCTTATCCAGGTTGGTCATCGCCTCCTGGAGCACTGCTGGTTCCACCTTTCCCTgagacacacaaacgcacacacacacacacacacacacacacacacacacacacacacacacacacacacacacacacacacacacacacacacacacacacacacacacacacacacacacacacacacacacacacacacagacacatgtggGTTTTCTAGGTATCTTGTAGACATCATTATGCAGTGGTATGTGTATGTTAATAAAGCGTTACTACTATGTTGTGGTATGGATATGTAAAACATGTgtataggctgtgtgtgtgtgtgtgtttgtgtgataatAGAATAATATACTTACAGTTATGCGTGCATCGATTTTTCATATGGGTGggcccaggaatcaaacccactatcctggtgttactagtgccatgctctaccaactgagccatacaggacaacactgagtgtgtgtgtgtgtgtgtgtgtgtgtgtgtgtgtgtgtgtgtgtgtgtgtgtgtgtgtgtgtgtgtgtgtgtgtgtgtgtgtgtgtgtgtgtgtgtgtgtgtgtgtgtgtgtgtgtgtgtgtcttacgtggaACTCTGAGCTGGCCAGCTCTTTCTTCATCAGCTCTGCGAGCTCTGTCCCGCTAAGCTGGCGATTCTTATCATCCTTTGTAGCATATTCCTCAAACACCTCCACCATGGATACAATGGCCTTCTCCAGACGAGACATACTGtacctgggggagagagaggaggaggcaggtggacggagagagagatttgggaagaggggatgagagagggaggcagggatgtgGGGTAGgaggagaaaaaaagagaaaaggggggaagagaggaagagaggggggaggaaagcAGGTAGAGGGGAAGTTAAGAGTGAGGAAATCACAGGGAGGAAGAGTATTGGATTAGAGAGAGTAAAGCaagggaaggaggagaagagagaagagaagatagGATGAGAGTGACATGAGTATTCATCCTGTCTATGTCTGGTTATTACAATGGAACATATGAttcacaacaagagagaggaagaggagaaggctCAGCTACACTAAAGATTAAATCTTTAATGTTATACACTTTTTTACAAtccctttggcactaatttcagaaccctGTGataatttttcaaaactctagacacaaaactcaaaacggtcatcacttgtaacacaggctgtccaatgttcaaaacattgcattgtgcattcatatcgttaaagaaaccttgcacttgcagaatcattggttcaaataactaatttatcatgaaataccatcagaacattcatttagatcacccacacacaagataccgatagtttcactgtgtagttgttcgttCAATCATTAAATATggtagtacaaaatatgtgatacatgtttcattatggtactacacgtaaatacatcactgtaaaaggactagtagagagaatactacagacacagtggaatcattgaacaaaatctgaaatgtattgatgaaatacaataaaatcactcataggtttctttgaatcaaagcaaaaataattagctacaaaaaagaaaaaaactacagtaaaacatcaactgcagtgttcctcacctggcttactgtaaaaagcaaaacaaaggattgattactgtacttctatatttccatcaatCCTGTTTTgtgatttggccacaggttctcatccacatcacaatggatgttttcatgagccaaacatcttgggaagaatcttcgggcatggcgaatccaggcctgacactggtctgccgtgatgtcattgcatgcgttATCCATGGCCTggtggcttgttcgtgagggcgcctatcatatacctccatgtggagaaaaattcctcaatcgggttgtcaggatttggccaggattgtcccggttttggccactagatgcccccattgtgcttttttgacccttttgttttcccgtgtttccagttattatttgcacctgtgcctcgtttcccttgaatgcatttaaacccttagttttcctcagttctttgctctgtgtttgaatgttagcacccagccccagctaTGCTGTGAACATTTGTTACTCCAGTTGGATTCTCTTGAGGTACTCTGTTTTTGTtctcgtttatttattttttgattaTTTCTTTAGAGGTTTTTTTCCCTGCTGTATCTACCACCTTGTGTATTTACCTTTTGACTTGGAGGATTACCTTTTTtctcttggaattacttttgacgttgtggatttatatttttgcctgaagtactttcctttttactttattaaaacactgtctcaagtactgctgtgtctgcctcatcttctgggttttGCCAAAATATTAGTGGCTCAGTTTTGCTAAgggactgtttctcacaccggagacccgagttagtaaccgggtcctgacacgggttttaggaaaggagagtatggggtaagtacagggtggtaaattgtggatgggcctgaaaccatgcttgcaccatttgagcatggtggaacctgacattatcccacacaatgacataggtcatgccatcagctctacagacctgatttagctcatcaaggaaggttacattcgaacagcgaatcatgtggctgcctgcaactcaatatatacagtagagagctttagatgttgttcgaccaaacattagaacgggcaagatgcgtaatctaagcaactttgaccgtggtatgattgatgccacacatggtgattccagcatctcagaaacagctgccttcctgggatttttacggactacagtctctagagtttacagagaatggtgcgataaacaaaacacattcactGAGCGGCAGTTCTGTTGGcaaaaacaccttgttaatgagagaggtcagaggagaatgtccagactcattcaagctaacagaaaggccacaaatgctcaaataacagctgtttaaaacagtggtgtgcagaagggcatctcttaacgtacaacaccatgaataattcaggctgttgtggaggcaaaagggggtcctacccagtactagataggtgtacctaaaaaagtggccggtgagtgtacagtaatgtcaaatctgaaaacatggtctggaaaagtggtacatgggaccatagaaacagtgtctgataaagaatgatgatgaaatattacatccatagataatgtagtccaattggttcatgttccacggtaattggtgtcaattGATCTCGTTATCCTGATCATGATCTAAACACggaatattgtttgtcagtttccataaaactatgatttaagagtaatgcaacagttacttatcattttgagcagttgtatcaattgatagttagatcattgtaatgaaattaatagacagtcatctcagatgtaatgtgtgaattacattttgaaatggtaataagttgtgtcattttgaacaggtgattttagttcaatgaacaaattatcttagctttatgtgtattgtatccaagcaattggaaaaagtgttatagtttagaatttttttcattttgatcattggttgtgagtttgtgtctagagttttgaaaaatgacatcaaggttccgaaattagtgccaaagtgattgtaaaaaactgtaagacCCAGGGAATGGACTGTGTTCAGGTCTAGACCGCGTTGTCCTGTCTGTTTACAGGGAATGGACTGTGTTCAGGTCTAGACTGCGTTGTCCTGTCTGTTTACAGGGAATGGACTGTGTTCAGGTCTAGACTGCGTTGTCCTGTCTGTTTACAGGGAATGGACTGTGTTCAGGTCTAGACCGCGTTGTCCTGTCTGTTTACAGGGAATGGACTGTGTTCAGGTCTAGACCGCGTTGTCCTGTCTGTTTACAGGGAATGGACTGTGTTCAGGTCTAGAACGCGTTGTCCTGTCTGTTTACAGCTGGTATTTCCTGAATACATTAATGCAACGTATAAAAGTGTCACATTGAAACAAATTGATTTGACAGTTGCAAATGTATAGTTATTGGCACTTTATAATGGAATGGCTGATTCATCTGTTCTTCATTCAcccctcacccacacacacacacacacacacacacacacacacacacacacacacacacacacatgtaacagtataactttacgtcgtcccctcgccccgacacgggcgcgaaccagggaacgtctgcacacatcaacaacagacacccacgaagcatcgttacccatcgctccacaaaggccgcggctcttgcagagcaaggggcaacacaacttaaagtctcagagcaagtgacgtaactgattgaaatgctactagtgcgtacccgctaactagctagccatttcacatccgttacactcacacacacacacacacacacacacacacacacacacacacacacacacacacacaaatacacacatcgCTATGCTCCGTATTCAGTCAATTTATCAACATGTCCCAGGCATCTATCCAATTCTCGTCTCTCTCATTCCCTGCTTCCAACTTCTCTCCTTTTTAATTTCCTCATTCCTAACCGTATATAATAGAACAGTTCTATCTTTATGTTCctaactctctccttcctctgtgtTCCTCTATCTGTGAGTTGCAGCAGCCCCCctcgtccctccctctctactcaccTCACCTCAGAGCAGAAGATAAGATCTATGATATGTGTAGCTGACAGGCTGGGTCCTGATGTGAGACTgatgtgagacagagagaagaaaagcTTCCTCTTAAAGTGAAAAACACCTCCTCAAGCAGAGCAGACACATGATCAGCCCACAAGCAGCCATTGATGCCCCGAAAAGGAGGTCAGCTCCACCCAAACCTGCTCCATCAGACTTGATCTCAAATGGTCATGTGCCAATGCTATCATTTGCCTTAATTCATGTTTTAAAGGTCAAGATTATGTTCAATCTTGTTTTGAGGGTGTGAAAGAGAGAAACGTATTCCTTAATTGTATTTGGCATGTATTTGCTTGGTTAATAGGCCAGGCCCCAGCTGTGGTAACCCTCTATGTTATAACACTCCAACATGTTGTCGCCCTCCATGTTGCCTTCCATAAACCTGGGGTTGGTTTGTTCTCTACAAACTGTGTGGAAAGTGGAGCTGTGGAGATTGCAGACCGCTCTAAAAATGGGTAATATGAGTCACAGCTCTGAGGCATGcccttatttgtgtgtgtgtgtgtgtttgttagatcACCACAGAGACCACGCCTCTTATTTATCCAGCCCAactgtaacctaaccactattTTCCATCGCTCTGCTACAAAACCCTGGGCTGCATTTTCATTCCATAAAGTTGtcccctcctctgtcctgttTCACTACCCTTTGGCTCTAGCAGTGCTACTATtactatgcctgctctagtagtattactagtatgcctgctctagtagtactatTTATAGTATGCATGCTCTAGTAGTATTactagtatgcctgctctagtagtattactagtatgcctgctctagtagtactatTTATAGTATGCATGCTCTAGTAGTATTACTAGTATGCCTGCTCTAATAGTACTATTTATAGTATG is part of the Salvelinus fontinalis isolate EN_2023a chromosome 6, ASM2944872v1, whole genome shotgun sequence genome and harbors:
- the LOC129857115 gene encoding protein S100-A5-like; translated protein: MSRLEKAIVSMVEVFEEYATKDDKNRQLSGTELAELMKKELASSEFHGKVEPAVLQEAMTNLDKNHDGEINFREFSMFLATLARGYYRARNKGNKGKPE